A window of Spartinivicinus poritis contains these coding sequences:
- a CDS encoding site-specific integrase codes for MGSVAAVKYRNYISVCIMLYCGLRPGELLSLKVEDVQIGSISSLRVVRRPPDPSDARKPRPQIKRNGRVLPINSREFVRCLNEYIVKWRDILELNSSQETDYLILSDEGQPLSYATLTQLFNRLRAKYPKNLPSHLTPKALRHTFSARMERALRVAGLDEGRRSQALALLRGDSSLESQSVYIAQEIEEIANKALVSYQKGLVKGDLI; via the coding sequence ATGGGAAGTGTTGCAGCTGTTAAATATAGAAACTATATATCGGTTTGCATAATGCTTTACTGTGGCCTTAGACCAGGAGAGTTATTGAGCCTGAAGGTTGAGGATGTACAAATTGGCTCAATTTCTTCACTTAGGGTTGTAAGAAGGCCTCCAGACCCAAGTGATGCCAGGAAGCCAAGACCACAAATAAAAAGAAATGGGAGAGTTTTGCCAATAAACAGCAGAGAATTTGTTCGGTGTTTGAATGAGTATATTGTGAAGTGGAGGGATATCCTCGAATTAAACTCAAGCCAGGAAACTGACTATCTTATTCTAAGCGATGAAGGTCAGCCACTATCTTATGCTACTCTAACTCAGCTGTTTAATCGGCTGAGAGCTAAATATCCAAAAAATCTTCCTTCACATCTTACCCCTAAAGCACTTCGGCATACTTTTTCAGCGAGAATGGAACGGGCATTGAGAGTTGCAGGGCTTGATGAAGGTAGGAGAAGTCAGGCATTAGCATTACTTAGGGGAGACTCTAGTCTTGAATCCCAATCAGTATATATTGCTCAGGAAATAGAGGAAATTGCAAATAAAGCATTAGTTTCATATCAGAAAGGGCTGGTTAAGGGAGATCTGATTTGA